A single region of the Actinoplanes sp. SE50/110 genome encodes:
- a CDS encoding M1 family metallopeptidase, whose translation MRRLLVATLATALTLAATGAAAQAHPRVAAPAPGAPGIGDPYYPDYGNGGYDVSHYDIRLRYTPATDKLTGTTTILATATQDLSRLNLDFVLDVSTVLVNNRPATFAREGDHELVVTPARTVAKGGALTIVVTYSGVPSTKVAGGFTAWTRTPDGALAVGEPEIAWWWYPSNDHPADKATFDVSVSVPDGVEAISNGVQPRPPVRETLGYTRWSWRSLKPQATYLTFLTIGQYDVTTDTTADGSVVYNAYSQLLSPDFRDAAQASVERTAEITDWESTVFGPFPFEARGGIVVPPNTINFALENQTRPNYSAGFFRRGSNTYVIAHENAHQWFGDSVSVRTWQNIWLNEGFASYAEWLWSEKNNEGTAQEIFDYLYATSPDDAPVWTTAPADPGTAELFGDAVYDRGAMTLHQLRLAVGDDAFFQILRTWTATHRYGNGTTPEFTALAEKISGKDLDALFQAWLYTPAKPVVATAARSLSAPVAPKSWAAIKQTHALLHEH comes from the coding sequence GTGCGACGACTGCTCGTGGCCACCCTTGCCACAGCGTTGACGCTGGCCGCAACGGGCGCGGCCGCCCAGGCACACCCCAGGGTCGCCGCGCCCGCACCCGGCGCGCCCGGCATCGGGGACCCGTACTACCCGGACTACGGCAACGGCGGGTACGACGTCTCCCACTACGACATCCGGCTGCGCTACACCCCGGCCACCGACAAGCTGACCGGGACCACCACGATCCTGGCCACCGCCACCCAGGATCTGAGCCGGCTCAACCTCGACTTCGTCCTGGACGTGTCGACCGTCCTGGTCAACAACCGGCCGGCCACCTTCGCCCGCGAGGGCGACCACGAACTGGTCGTCACCCCCGCCCGGACCGTCGCCAAGGGGGGCGCGCTGACCATCGTCGTCACGTACTCCGGCGTGCCGTCCACCAAGGTCGCCGGCGGATTCACCGCGTGGACCCGCACCCCGGACGGCGCCCTGGCCGTCGGCGAACCGGAAATCGCCTGGTGGTGGTACCCGAGCAACGACCACCCGGCGGACAAGGCCACCTTCGACGTGTCGGTCTCGGTGCCCGACGGCGTCGAAGCGATCAGCAACGGCGTCCAGCCGCGCCCGCCGGTCCGGGAAACCCTCGGATACACCCGGTGGAGCTGGCGTTCGCTGAAGCCGCAGGCCACCTATCTGACCTTCCTGACCATCGGCCAGTACGACGTCACCACCGACACCACCGCGGACGGGTCGGTCGTCTACAACGCCTACTCCCAGCTGCTGAGCCCGGACTTCCGGGACGCCGCCCAGGCCAGCGTCGAACGCACCGCGGAGATCACCGACTGGGAGTCGACGGTCTTCGGCCCGTTCCCGTTCGAGGCCCGCGGCGGCATCGTCGTCCCGCCGAACACGATCAATTTCGCGCTGGAGAACCAGACCCGGCCCAACTACTCCGCCGGCTTCTTCCGGCGCGGCTCGAACACCTACGTGATCGCGCACGAGAACGCGCACCAGTGGTTCGGTGACTCCGTCTCGGTGCGGACCTGGCAGAACATCTGGCTCAACGAAGGTTTCGCCAGTTACGCCGAATGGCTCTGGTCGGAGAAGAACAACGAGGGAACCGCCCAGGAGATCTTCGATTACCTGTACGCCACGTCTCCCGACGACGCGCCGGTGTGGACCACCGCGCCGGCCGATCCCGGCACCGCCGAGCTGTTCGGCGACGCCGTCTACGACCGCGGGGCGATGACCCTGCACCAGCTGCGCCTGGCCGTCGGCGACGACGCGTTCTTCCAGATCCTGCGCACCTGGACCGCCACCCACAGGTACGGCAACGGCACGACCCCGGAATTCACCGCCCTGGCCGAGAAGATCTCCGGAAAGGACCTGGACGCACTGTTCCAGGCCTGGCTCTACACCCCGGCCAAGCCGGTGGTGGCCACCGCGGCACGCTCGCTGAGCGCGCCGGTCGCCCCGAAGTCGTGGGCGGCGATCAAGCAGACCCACGCGCTGCTGCACGAGCACTGA
- a CDS encoding DUF4158 domain-containing protein, whose product MPVEFLTDEQASAYGRFPARLTPTELEGLFFLDDFDRDLVARRRGDENRIGFGLQVATVRALGLFLADPLEVPTEAVDYVARQVGVADPSRVKGYLRREKTRFEHQWEIAREYGYTDFAAAEPELIRWVDDQAWTSGDGPKALFDVAVGWLRERKVLLPAVSTLARLVAQVRGKATDRLHERLSGLVSAEQARLLEGLLDVPEGSRFSQLERLRTPVTRTSGIGMVRALQRAGEVAGLGLGGLDVAMVPWRRVWELARYGLEAKAPTLRRHPYPRKLATLLATVRALEARSVDDALELFDVLMTTELMSRAERQSKKEKLRRYPKVSRHAGKLAAAVAVLLEAAEWGEQVRLQQVWDAIESKVSRAELRAAVAGIAEVLPPADADPDGEWRAHLLERMATIRGFVPMLCQVIEFGATADAAPVLYAVNGLPELLDARQGRKVAAGFLDARRIQVDVVPSGWWQRLVFPKDRPPGTVDKAAYVFCVLEQFHQRLKRRDIFAAVSERWGDPRARLLDGDAWQQAKAPALNALQLPEEPHDLLQAHAVTLDEAWRTVAAGLSADTAARLDDEGRLHAQKVTAIPDPASLVDLRHRVQAMLPRIDLGELILEVMAWYPGFAAAFTALSGSATRLDDLHVTIAATLTAHALNVGFARSSPTASRR is encoded by the coding sequence GTGCCGGTTGAGTTCCTCACTGATGAGCAGGCCTCCGCCTATGGCCGGTTTCCGGCCAGGCTGACGCCGACGGAGCTGGAGGGCCTGTTCTTCCTGGACGACTTCGACCGGGACCTGGTGGCCCGGCGCCGCGGTGACGAGAACCGGATCGGGTTCGGGTTGCAGGTGGCGACCGTGCGGGCGCTGGGCTTGTTTTTGGCCGATCCCCTCGAAGTGCCGACCGAGGCGGTCGACTACGTCGCGCGCCAGGTCGGCGTGGCGGATCCGTCCAGGGTCAAGGGGTACCTGCGGCGGGAGAAGACGCGTTTCGAGCATCAGTGGGAGATCGCCCGGGAGTACGGGTACACCGACTTCGCCGCGGCGGAGCCGGAGCTGATTCGCTGGGTCGATGACCAGGCGTGGACGAGTGGGGACGGGCCGAAGGCGCTGTTCGACGTGGCGGTGGGCTGGCTGCGCGAGCGCAAGGTGCTACTGCCGGCGGTGAGCACGCTGGCCCGGCTGGTGGCGCAGGTTCGTGGGAAGGCCACTGATCGGCTGCACGAGCGGCTGTCGGGGCTGGTGTCGGCGGAGCAGGCGCGGCTGCTGGAGGGTCTGCTCGACGTTCCGGAGGGTTCTCGGTTCTCGCAGCTGGAGCGGTTACGGACGCCGGTGACGAGGACGTCGGGTATCGGCATGGTGCGGGCGTTGCAGCGGGCCGGTGAGGTCGCCGGGCTCGGCTTGGGTGGGCTGGATGTCGCGATGGTGCCGTGGCGGCGGGTGTGGGAGCTGGCCCGCTACGGGTTGGAGGCGAAGGCGCCGACGCTGCGCCGGCACCCGTACCCGCGCAAGCTGGCCACCTTGCTGGCGACGGTGCGGGCGTTGGAGGCGCGCTCGGTCGATGACGCGTTGGAGTTGTTCGACGTGCTGATGACCACGGAGTTGATGAGCCGGGCCGAGCGGCAGTCGAAAAAGGAGAAGCTGCGCCGCTATCCGAAGGTGTCGCGGCATGCCGGGAAGCTCGCGGCCGCGGTGGCGGTGCTGCTGGAGGCGGCCGAGTGGGGTGAGCAGGTGCGCCTGCAGCAGGTGTGGGACGCGATCGAGAGCAAGGTGTCGCGCGCTGAGCTGCGGGCGGCGGTCGCCGGGATCGCTGAGGTGTTGCCGCCGGCGGACGCGGATCCGGATGGGGAGTGGCGGGCGCATTTGCTGGAGCGGATGGCCACCATCCGCGGGTTCGTGCCCATGTTGTGTCAGGTCATCGAGTTCGGCGCCACCGCGGACGCCGCGCCGGTGCTGTACGCGGTCAACGGCCTGCCGGAGCTGCTGGATGCACGGCAGGGCCGCAAGGTCGCCGCCGGGTTCCTCGACGCCCGCCGGATCCAGGTGGACGTCGTGCCGTCCGGCTGGTGGCAGCGCCTGGTGTTCCCGAAGGACCGGCCGCCGGGCACGGTGGACAAGGCCGCGTACGTGTTCTGCGTGCTCGAGCAGTTCCATCAGCGGCTCAAGCGCCGTGACATCTTCGCCGCGGTCTCCGAACGCTGGGGTGACCCGCGGGCCCGGCTACTCGACGGCGACGCCTGGCAGCAGGCCAAGGCGCCCGCGTTGAACGCGCTGCAACTGCCCGAGGAACCCCACGACCTGCTGCAGGCTCACGCGGTGACGCTGGACGAGGCGTGGCGGACGGTCGCGGCCGGGCTGTCCGCGGACACCGCGGCCCGGCTCGACGACGAGGGCCGGCTGCACGCGCAGAAGGTCACCGCGATCCCGGACCCGGCGAGCCTGGTCGACCTGCGCCATCGGGTGCAGGCGATGCTGCCGCGCATCGACCTGGGCGAGCTGATCTTGGAGGTGATGGCCTGGTACCCGGGCTTCGCGGCCGCGTTCACCGCGCTGTCCGGGTCGGCCACCCGCCTGGACGACCTGCACGTGACGATCGCCGCGACCTTGACGGCGCACGCGCTCAACGTCGGGTTCGCCCGGTCATCTCCGACGGCATCCCGGCGCTGA
- a CDS encoding cation diffusion facilitator family transporter, with translation MAEPAHRHEPHGVAPEHHGHGHDHGHEHPHGESHGHDHDHGGHEHGQGLWHRLQHMITPHSHDSADKVDSAMEASRDGMRALWISLAVLGATAIMQALIVVFSGSVALLGDTLHNVADALTAVPLGIAFMLGRRAATRAYTYGFGRAEDLAGIVIVLVIAASSITAAWLAVDRLLHPQPMTHLPWVLAAAVIGFAGNEIVARYRITVGRRIGSAALVADGLHARTDGFTSLAVVLAALGTWAGWSWADPAVGLAITIAIAFVLKDAAREVYHRLMDRVDPELVDQAERTLRAIPGVHDVSGLRLRWIGHRMHAEAAVVVDANLTLLAAHEIAADAEHQLTHGVPRLTGVTVHVDPDSHPGGQHHTDISHDRRDRITASVATTVVPAKPVNRALALLSSSPIYSSSPASGSRSLR, from the coding sequence ATGGCTGAGCCGGCGCACCGCCACGAACCGCACGGCGTCGCACCCGAGCACCACGGCCACGGCCACGACCATGGCCATGAGCACCCGCACGGTGAAAGCCACGGACATGATCACGATCACGGAGGCCACGAGCACGGCCAGGGACTCTGGCATCGCCTCCAGCACATGATCACACCGCACTCGCACGACAGCGCCGACAAGGTCGACTCGGCCATGGAAGCCTCCCGCGACGGCATGCGCGCCCTGTGGATCTCGCTCGCCGTGCTCGGCGCGACCGCGATCATGCAGGCGCTGATCGTGGTGTTCTCCGGATCGGTCGCCCTGCTCGGTGACACCCTGCACAACGTCGCCGACGCACTCACCGCCGTCCCGCTGGGCATCGCCTTCATGCTCGGACGCCGGGCCGCCACCCGCGCCTACACCTACGGCTTCGGCCGCGCCGAAGACCTCGCCGGCATCGTCATCGTGCTGGTCATCGCCGCCTCGTCGATCACCGCCGCCTGGCTCGCCGTTGACCGGCTGCTGCACCCGCAACCCATGACGCACCTGCCCTGGGTTCTCGCCGCTGCCGTGATTGGCTTTGCCGGTAACGAGATCGTCGCCCGCTACCGCATCACCGTCGGCCGCCGGATCGGCTCCGCCGCCCTGGTCGCCGACGGCCTGCACGCGCGCACCGACGGCTTCACCTCCCTCGCGGTCGTCCTCGCCGCGCTCGGCACCTGGGCGGGCTGGAGCTGGGCCGACCCGGCCGTGGGCCTGGCCATCACCATCGCGATCGCCTTCGTCCTCAAAGACGCCGCCCGCGAGGTCTACCACCGGCTCATGGACCGCGTCGACCCTGAACTGGTCGACCAGGCCGAGCGGACCTTGCGCGCCATCCCCGGCGTTCACGACGTCTCCGGTCTGCGGCTGCGCTGGATCGGGCACCGCATGCACGCCGAAGCCGCCGTCGTCGTCGACGCCAACCTCACCCTGCTCGCCGCACACGAAATCGCCGCCGACGCCGAACACCAACTCACCCACGGCGTGCCCCGGCTGACCGGCGTCACCGTCCACGTCGACCCCGACAGCCACCCCGGCGGCCAGCACCACACCGACATCTCCCACGACCGCCGCGACCGCATCACCGCCAGCGTCGCCACCACCGTTGTGCCAGCCAAGCCGGTCAACAGGGCACTAGCCCTGCTGAGCTCCTCTCCGATCTACTCGTCGTCGCCGGCGTCCGGGTCGCGCAGCCTGCGGTAG
- a CDS encoding acetyl-CoA C-acyltransferase, giving the protein MRDAVIVDAVRTPLGKGKPTGAYAGIHPVSLHAHVLRALIARVPDLDPATIDDVIGGAVGQVGEQSGNTTRLAALAAGLPESVPGVTVDRQCGSSQQALSFAAQGVISGAYDLVIASGSESMSRVPIGSQTLGHDVGGPLITERYDGGLIPQGVAAELIARKWGLSRAQLDEFALLSHHNAARAWSAGRFAAQVAPLAGLDTDETVRPGANREAMSALAPSFADPRWERRFGVIDWKVTAGNSSPVNDGAAALLITTGEYAARHGWRPRARIHTAVAVGDDPIHMLTGIIPATAAVLRRAGLTLADIDAFEVNEAFSSVVLAWLAETGADPAKVNVDGGALAIGHPLGASGARLATTLLGVLERTGGRYGLQTMCEAGGTANATIIERL; this is encoded by the coding sequence ATGCGAGACGCCGTCATCGTCGACGCGGTGCGCACCCCGCTCGGCAAAGGCAAGCCCACCGGTGCGTACGCCGGGATCCACCCCGTCTCGCTGCACGCCCACGTGCTGCGCGCGCTGATCGCCCGCGTCCCCGACCTCGATCCGGCCACGATCGACGACGTGATCGGCGGCGCCGTCGGCCAGGTGGGGGAGCAGTCCGGGAACACCACCCGGCTCGCCGCGCTGGCCGCCGGACTCCCCGAATCGGTGCCCGGCGTGACCGTCGACCGGCAGTGCGGCAGCAGCCAGCAGGCGCTCAGCTTCGCCGCCCAGGGCGTGATCTCCGGAGCGTACGACCTGGTCATCGCGTCCGGATCGGAATCGATGTCGCGGGTGCCGATCGGCAGCCAGACCCTGGGCCACGACGTCGGCGGGCCGCTGATCACCGAACGCTACGACGGCGGCCTGATCCCGCAGGGCGTCGCGGCCGAGCTGATCGCCCGCAAATGGGGCCTGTCGCGCGCCCAGCTCGACGAGTTCGCCCTGCTCAGCCACCACAACGCGGCGCGCGCCTGGTCGGCCGGCCGATTCGCGGCGCAGGTCGCCCCGCTGGCCGGCCTGGACACCGACGAGACGGTACGCCCGGGGGCGAACCGGGAAGCGATGAGCGCGCTGGCGCCGTCGTTCGCCGACCCGCGGTGGGAGCGCCGGTTCGGGGTGATCGACTGGAAGGTGACCGCCGGCAACTCCAGCCCGGTCAACGACGGCGCCGCCGCCCTGCTGATCACCACCGGTGAGTACGCCGCCCGGCACGGCTGGCGCCCGCGCGCCCGGATCCACACCGCGGTGGCCGTCGGCGACGACCCGATCCACATGCTGACCGGCATCATCCCGGCCACCGCGGCGGTGCTGCGGCGTGCCGGGCTGACCCTGGCCGACATCGACGCCTTCGAGGTCAACGAGGCGTTCTCCTCGGTGGTGCTGGCCTGGCTCGCCGAGACCGGCGCCGACCCGGCCAAGGTCAACGTCGACGGCGGCGCGCTCGCGATCGGTCACCCGCTGGGCGCCAGCGGCGCCCGGCTGGCCACCACCCTGCTCGGTGTGCTGGAGCGCACCGGTGGCCGGTACGGGCTGCAGACCATGTGCGAGGCCGGCGGCACCGCCAACGCGACGATCATCGAACGCCTCTAG
- a CDS encoding TetR/AcrR family transcriptional regulator has product MPRPATPGSRDAILHAASRLFYSHGVRAVGMAQVIDAAGCGKNLLYRHFPSKTDLAAAYLKLVRADRDRSADIALNGAADPGSRLVALVGEVAALVRGPHYRGCAFRNYLTEFPGDDDEPARIARAYLRDTRARIDDLVAARGLAPVTADRIWLIVGGLYAGPADQAEVAVDWVRELVAQVGYPTGSTGSPRHGINNG; this is encoded by the coding sequence GTGCCCCGCCCCGCCACCCCCGGCTCCCGCGACGCGATCCTGCACGCCGCCAGCCGGCTGTTCTACTCGCACGGCGTCCGCGCGGTCGGCATGGCCCAGGTGATCGACGCCGCCGGCTGCGGCAAGAACCTGCTGTACCGGCACTTCCCCAGCAAGACCGACCTCGCCGCGGCCTACCTGAAGCTGGTCCGCGCCGACCGTGACCGGTCCGCCGACATCGCCCTGAACGGCGCCGCCGACCCGGGCAGCCGACTGGTCGCGCTGGTCGGCGAGGTCGCCGCCCTGGTCCGCGGCCCGCACTACCGCGGCTGCGCGTTTCGCAACTACCTCACCGAGTTCCCCGGCGACGACGACGAACCGGCCCGGATCGCCCGCGCCTACCTGCGTGACACCCGTGCCCGCATCGACGACCTGGTCGCCGCCCGGGGCCTGGCACCGGTCACCGCCGACCGGATCTGGCTGATCGTCGGCGGCCTGTACGCCGGCCCCGCCGACCAGGCCGAGGTCGCCGTCGACTGGGTCCGCGAACTCGTCGCCCAGGTCGGATATCCGACCGGCAGCACTGGTTCGCCCCGCCACGGGATAAATAACGGCTGA
- a CDS encoding hemerythrin domain-containing protein — protein MIAWNRELRSVHGRLREALAVTRHALAAGEAVEPATRDLLLFCHGFCTALAAHHEGEDHHLFPAIVEQHPHLRETLRRLQQDHSMIAHLVGGLQSAVARAAPPAELHRHLDGVAAIMESHFRYEERQLLSILEGLALDVEPHSALGPL, from the coding sequence GTGATCGCCTGGAATCGCGAGCTGCGCAGCGTCCACGGCAGATTGCGCGAGGCGCTGGCAGTGACCCGGCACGCGTTGGCCGCGGGCGAAGCGGTCGAGCCGGCCACCAGAGATCTGCTGCTGTTCTGTCACGGGTTCTGCACGGCGCTGGCCGCCCACCACGAGGGCGAGGATCATCACCTGTTCCCCGCGATCGTCGAGCAGCATCCCCACCTGCGGGAAACGCTGCGTCGCCTGCAGCAGGACCACTCGATGATCGCTCACCTGGTGGGTGGGCTGCAGTCCGCCGTCGCCCGGGCTGCGCCACCCGCAGAGCTGCACCGTCACCTGGACGGTGTGGCGGCGATCATGGAATCGCACTTCAGGTACGAGGAGCGCCAGCTGCTGAGCATCCTGGAGGGCCTGGCTCTCGACGTGGAACCGCACTCAGCGCTGGGGCCCCTGTAA
- a CDS encoding transposase, producing the protein MSDGIPALTRGRISHVDATYLRPETYAAANGVLIDAQDGIGMARAWGGGLVAAADGMRFVVPVRSVHARPNPKYFGQRRGATWLNMVNDQAVGTAGRVLSGTPRDSMHLIDLLYRRDGGRRPEVIITDTGSYSDVVFGLLQLLGFDYRPQLADLPDAKLWRIDRSADYGPLDATARGIIDLDRIRRHWPDMLRIAGSIHTWQVSAYDVLRVLSAGGNLTQLGEALAAYGRIFKTLHVLTFVDDEPYRRQIKGMRNLNEGRHDLARHVFHGRRGELHRAYHDGMEDQLGALGLVLNCITLWNTLYLDLALAGLRAQGYPVLDADVGRLSPFVRHHIRVHGHYTFTLPDLGGRTYRRLRDPDAGDDE; encoded by the coding sequence ATCTCCGACGGCATCCCGGCGCTGACCAGGGGCCGGATCAGCCACGTCGACGCGACCTACCTGCGGCCGGAGACCTACGCCGCCGCGAACGGCGTGTTGATCGACGCCCAGGACGGCATCGGCATGGCCCGGGCGTGGGGCGGCGGCTTGGTCGCCGCAGCTGACGGGATGCGGTTCGTGGTTCCGGTGCGCAGCGTGCACGCCCGGCCGAACCCGAAATACTTCGGTCAGCGGCGCGGCGCGACCTGGCTCAACATGGTCAACGACCAGGCCGTCGGCACCGCCGGCCGGGTGTTGTCCGGTACGCCGCGCGACTCGATGCACCTGATCGACCTGCTGTACCGGCGCGACGGCGGCCGCCGCCCCGAGGTCATCATCACCGACACCGGCTCGTACTCCGACGTCGTCTTCGGCCTGCTGCAGCTACTCGGCTTCGACTACCGGCCGCAGCTGGCCGACCTGCCCGACGCCAAGCTGTGGCGCATCGACCGCAGCGCCGACTACGGCCCCTTGGACGCGACCGCCCGCGGGATCATCGACCTGGACCGGATCCGCCGGCACTGGCCCGACATGCTGCGCATCGCCGGATCCATTCACACCTGGCAGGTGTCGGCCTACGACGTGCTGCGGGTGCTGTCGGCCGGCGGGAACCTGACCCAGCTCGGCGAGGCCCTGGCGGCCTATGGGCGGATTTTTAAGACCCTGCACGTGCTGACCTTCGTCGACGACGAACCGTACCGGCGCCAGATCAAGGGCATGCGCAACCTCAACGAGGGACGCCATGACCTGGCCCGGCACGTCTTCCACGGCCGCCGCGGGGAACTGCACCGTGCCTACCACGACGGCATGGAGGACCAGCTCGGCGCGCTCGGCCTGGTCCTTAACTGCATCACGCTGTGGAACACCCTCTACCTGGACCTCGCCCTGGCCGGGCTGCGTGCGCAGGGCTATCCGGTCCTGGACGCCGACGTCGGCCGGCTCTCGCCGTTCGTGCGCCACCACATCCGCGTCCACGGCCACTACACCTTCACCCTGCCCGACTTGGGTGGGCGCACCTACCGCAGGCTGCGCGACCCGGACGCCGGCGACGACGAGTAG
- a CDS encoding thioesterase family protein: MHLLDVVDHRLDPSCLGFAVGQPSSTGQVSGWLRLSDGTDWDPWSLLVALDPSPPISLTLGIQGWAPTVSLTAYLRRLPAPGPLRMTMRAAEVTSGRMDETALLWDSKGALVAQATQLAAVRP; this comes from the coding sequence GTGCACCTGCTCGACGTCGTCGATCATCGCCTCGACCCGTCGTGTCTGGGTTTCGCCGTGGGCCAGCCGTCGTCGACCGGGCAGGTCAGCGGCTGGCTGCGGCTGAGCGACGGCACCGACTGGGACCCGTGGAGCCTGCTCGTCGCGCTCGATCCGTCCCCGCCGATCTCGCTCACCCTCGGCATCCAGGGTTGGGCTCCGACGGTCAGCCTCACCGCGTACCTGCGGCGGCTGCCCGCCCCCGGCCCGCTGCGCATGACCATGCGGGCCGCCGAGGTCACCAGCGGCCGGATGGACGAGACCGCGCTGCTCTGGGACAGCAAGGGCGCCCTGGTCGCCCAGGCCACCCAGCTCGCCGCCGTCCGCCCGTAG
- a CDS encoding TerC/Alx family metal homeostasis membrane protein yields the protein MEVAAWLWTVTLVGLGALVLADLALVSRRPHEPSLRECALWVTGYVTAALLFAGFLWLRFDGAAAGQYLAGWLTEYSLSVDNLFVFVIIMSRFRIERRHQQKVLLIGIILSLLLRGVFIALGAAAISRFTGVFYIFGGFLIYTAVRLFGYDTDEPEYAENIVIRWARHVLPMTGSYDNARLTTRDARGRRRLTPLIVVFIAIGTTDVIFALDSLPAIFGLTDQPYLIFTATVFAMMGLRQLYFLLGGLLDRLAYLSIGLSVVLGFIGVKLVLQALADNNLPFVNGGDPVDWAPHISIGVSLSVIAGTLSITALASILKARLDASKISSRR from the coding sequence GTGGAGGTTGCCGCCTGGTTGTGGACGGTCACCCTGGTCGGACTCGGCGCCCTCGTGCTCGCCGACCTCGCCCTGGTCAGCCGCCGCCCGCACGAGCCGAGCCTGCGCGAATGCGCCCTGTGGGTCACCGGTTACGTCACCGCCGCACTGCTGTTCGCCGGTTTCCTGTGGCTGCGCTTCGACGGCGCCGCCGCCGGGCAGTACCTGGCCGGCTGGCTCACCGAGTACAGCCTGTCGGTCGACAACCTGTTCGTCTTCGTCATCATCATGTCGCGGTTCCGGATCGAACGACGCCACCAGCAGAAGGTCCTGCTGATCGGGATCATCCTGTCGCTGCTGCTCCGCGGCGTCTTCATCGCCCTCGGCGCCGCCGCGATCAGCCGCTTCACCGGGGTGTTCTACATTTTCGGCGGCTTCCTGATCTACACCGCGGTCCGGCTGTTCGGCTACGACACCGACGAGCCGGAATACGCCGAGAACATCGTCATCCGCTGGGCCCGCCACGTCCTGCCGATGACCGGCAGCTACGACAACGCCCGCCTGACCACCCGCGATGCCCGCGGCCGCCGCCGCCTCACCCCGCTGATCGTCGTGTTCATCGCGATCGGCACCACCGACGTGATCTTCGCTCTGGACTCGCTGCCGGCCATCTTCGGCCTCACCGACCAGCCCTACCTGATCTTCACCGCGACCGTTTTCGCCATGATGGGCCTGCGTCAGCTCTACTTCCTGCTCGGCGGCCTCCTGGACCGCCTGGCCTACCTGTCCATCGGCCTCAGCGTCGTCCTCGGATTCATCGGCGTCAAACTCGTGCTGCAGGCCCTGGCCGACAACAATCTGCCCTTCGTCAACGGCGGCGACCCGGTCGACTGGGCCCCGCACATCAGCATCGGCGTCTCCCTGTCGGTCATCGCCGGCACTTTGTCGATCACCGCCCTGGCCTCGATCCTCAAAGCCCGCCTCGACGCGTCGAAGATCAGCTCACGACGATGA
- a CDS encoding SDR family NAD(P)-dependent oxidoreductase, which yields MNRLAVVTGAARGFGAALSERLAAGGWDVVACVRDAGAAAGRGRVRVVRHDVRDPVGEELLAAVGERAVDVLVNNAGIGAPGRPLAETDPATILAAVDVNVAGPLRLAQALAPRLLQARDPLIVNVSSRLGSLTAQAAGVFAAHRTSYAYRISKAAQNMLTVALAQEFAGRIRCWAVHPGALTTAMGGRDAATDPVDAAERLAALLDRHDQTSPRYFSLDGPELTW from the coding sequence GTGAACCGCCTGGCGGTGGTGACCGGGGCGGCCCGCGGTTTCGGCGCGGCCCTGTCCGAGCGGCTCGCCGCCGGCGGCTGGGATGTGGTGGCCTGCGTCCGGGATGCCGGTGCGGCTGCGGGCCGTGGCCGGGTGCGGGTCGTGCGGCACGACGTGCGGGACCCGGTCGGGGAGGAGCTACTCGCCGCGGTCGGGGAGCGGGCCGTCGACGTGCTGGTCAACAACGCGGGGATCGGTGCGCCGGGCCGGCCGCTCGCGGAGACCGACCCGGCGACGATTCTGGCCGCGGTCGACGTGAACGTGGCCGGTCCGCTGCGTCTGGCTCAGGCGCTGGCGCCGCGGCTGCTGCAGGCCCGTGATCCGCTGATCGTCAACGTGTCGTCGCGGTTGGGTTCGCTGACCGCGCAGGCGGCCGGGGTGTTCGCCGCGCACCGGACCAGCTACGCCTACCGGATCTCGAAGGCGGCCCAGAACATGCTGACGGTCGCCCTCGCCCAGGAATTCGCCGGGCGGATCCGCTGCTGGGCGGTCCATCCGGGCGCGCTGACCACGGCGATGGGTGGCCGGGACGCCGCCACCGATCCGGTCGACGCCGCGGAACGCCTCGCGGCACTGCTGGACCGGCACGATCAGACCTCGCCCCGCTACTTCTCGCTGGACGGCCCGGAGCTCACCTGGTAG